A window of the Harmonia axyridis chromosome 5, icHarAxyr1.1, whole genome shotgun sequence genome harbors these coding sequences:
- the LOC123680760 gene encoding facilitated trehalose transporter Tret1-like, with protein MNNNSNKMKSKPKGLKYMFSGTWPQIIAVLSCTVSAIGDGMQYGWSAPIIPVLEGPDSPVKITDSDKDWIENIYLIGGIFGVPITILLVDRIGRKYLVIGAGVLNLAAWIVTALAKHSTPLLIARFMTGIAGDVAFVAAPMYIAEIADQKIRGFLATLIYTMMLIGIFLIYAIGPYVSVFVSSCVGASFLIVQLITFPFMPETPYFYLCRGKYEKAKRSLERLRVNPDVNKEMSEMKAAIERQKTESGKPKDLFMEKSNRKAVIIMVVLNAAQHLSSISVMLMNMHMILQAAGSIYIQTNYAAMIFSALMMFAAMVAGLVCDRFGRKILLITSSILTGAVLLILAIFFHLKEIGMDVDSVSWVPVLCVLSYALFFKIGLGIIPIVLTAELFPAKVKAMGMSTADALYLIWALISVYLFLYTSRTFGMSVPFYIFAFCSLGSAAFCAWVVPETKGRTLEEIQMILKGIPVTRASLELIEITKSKESNLNNKETSPESQAFLEEA; from the exons ATGAATAACAACAGCAACAAAATGAAGTCTAAACCGAAAGGATTGAAATATATGTTTTCCGGAACTTGGCCCCAAATAATAGCCGTTTTAAGCT GTACTGTCAGCGCCATCGGTGACGGCATGCAGTATGGTTGGTCAGCCCCCATCATCCCAGTGTTAGAAGGACCTGACAGCCCCGTGAAGATAACTGACTCAGATAAAGACTGGATCGAGAACATCTACCTCATAGGCGGCATCTTCGGTGTACCCATTACCATCCTCTTGGTAGACAGGATAGGCCGAAAGTATTTGGTAATAGGCGCTGGAGTCCTCAACCTTGCTGCTTGGATAGTAACAGCCTTGGCAAAGCACTCTACTCCGCTTCTCATAGCTAGATTCATGACTGGAATAGCTGGAGATGTAGCCTTCGTAGCCGCTCCCATGTACATCGCAGAAATCGCCGACCAGAAAATTAGAGGCTTCCTGGCCACCCTCATCTACACCATGATGCTCATCGGCATCTTCCTAATCTACGCCATAGGCCCCTACGTGTCTGTTTTCGTCAGTTCTTGCGTTGGTGCCTCATTTTTGATAGTGCAGCTGATAACCTTCCCCTTCATGCCAGAAACTCCCTACTTCTACCTCTGCAGAGGCAAATACGAAAAAGCCAAACGGTCATTAGAACGCTTGAGGGTGAACCCAGACGTTAACAAGGAGATGAGCGAGATGAAAGCAGCCATCGAACGACAAAAGACAGAAAGCGGAAAACCCAAAGATCTATTCATGGAGAAGAGCAACCGCAAAGCGGTCATCATCATGGTGGTCCTGAACGCCGCGCAGCATCTCAGCAGCATCAGCGTGATGTTGATGAACATGCACATGATCTTACAAGCCGCTGGGTCCATATACATCCAAACCAACTACGCAGCCATGATTTTCTCGGCTCTGATGATGTTTGCAGCCATGGTAGCTGGCTTGGTTTGTGACAGGTTTGGCAGGAAGATCTTGCTGATAACCTCCAGTATTCTGACAGGAGCTGTTTTGCTCATCCTCGCCATATTTTTCCACTTGAAGGAGATAGGTATGGATGTCGATTCGGTTAGTTGGGTGCCAGTGTTATGTGTTTTGAGCTACGCCCTCTTCTTCAAGATCGGTTTGGGCATCATCCCCATAGTGTTGACGGCGGAGCTGTTCCCTGCTAAGGTTAAGGCCATGGGAATGTCTACAGCTGACGCTTTGTACCTAATATGGGCCTTGATTTCCGTGTATCTGTTCTTGTACACCTCAAGGACCTTCGGTATGTCAGTGCCTTTCTATATATTTGCCTTCTGCTCCTTGGGATCTGCCGCCTTTTGTGCTTGGGTGGTGCCAGAGACCAAAGGGAGGACGTTGGAAGAGATCCAGATGATCCTCAAGGGTATTCCAGTGACCAGAGCCAGTCTGGAGCTTATCGAGATCACGAAGAGCAAGGAGAGCAACCTAAACAACAAGGAAACTTCACCAGAAAGCCAGGCCTTCTTGGAGGAGGCGTAG